From a region of the Vibrio ostreae genome:
- a CDS encoding GGDEF domain-containing protein, with protein MEVLLNKIQDAGLDATSVTGEGAIIFWNHVRKHIATTPEEKALCLIFSAECRAELNQLAQSSEELRSALKLLAASHDYELILSLKNSLSERLIELGDYSAALTEYISASGLAVEHSLIDDYVLAVLGMGSLCDDYGDHTRALRYYQKIDGIDHAISSRSLRLRYKLNMLGCYLHLHRYTAANDLIKECEELSILVNDKNLAGQILLYRATLYRQQNKLELAIATLGSVANQVGQVHSLWLSVMLRIEKAYCLLQLDKYQYATLVLQATEKRLPTKITSVLEQRLYRAFSQISEQQGQFKTALAYEKKGFRIESDLMKQIPIGELGSPQLRRLSRFELQLKLILSELENRELKETTENQKHAVAQLQQDVYTDPMTKLHNRRWLDSKLKDLLLNVTPFAFLVVDIDHFKSINDELSHLVGDSAIVSVSSELARYFRFRNASCVRFGGEEFLVIIENATLEQAHGHAEMFRERINQFDWESILGERRLTVSIGVTLHREGENTQRTFYRADKALYRAKANGRNQVCTEN; from the coding sequence ATGGAAGTCCTACTCAATAAAATTCAGGACGCGGGACTGGACGCCACGTCGGTCACGGGCGAAGGTGCGATCATTTTCTGGAATCATGTACGTAAGCATATTGCGACCACACCGGAAGAAAAAGCCCTGTGTCTGATATTCAGTGCAGAATGCCGCGCTGAACTCAATCAGTTAGCCCAAAGCAGCGAGGAGTTGCGTTCGGCACTGAAACTATTAGCAGCCAGTCATGACTATGAACTTATCCTGTCACTGAAAAACAGCCTCAGTGAACGTTTGATTGAACTTGGCGACTACTCCGCGGCACTGACAGAGTATATTTCTGCGTCGGGCCTGGCGGTGGAACACAGCCTGATTGACGACTACGTGCTGGCCGTGCTGGGCATGGGTAGCTTATGCGATGACTATGGCGATCATACCCGGGCACTGCGCTACTACCAGAAAATAGACGGGATTGATCATGCCATCTCCAGCCGCTCTTTACGGCTGAGGTACAAGCTGAATATGTTGGGCTGCTATCTGCATCTGCATCGCTACACCGCCGCCAACGATTTGATTAAAGAGTGCGAAGAGCTGAGTATTCTGGTCAACGACAAAAATCTCGCCGGACAAATCCTGCTTTATCGGGCTACGTTATATCGCCAGCAGAATAAACTGGAGCTGGCGATAGCGACTCTGGGCAGCGTCGCGAACCAGGTCGGTCAGGTGCATTCATTGTGGCTTTCCGTCATGCTGAGAATCGAAAAAGCCTACTGCTTGCTGCAGTTAGATAAGTATCAGTACGCCACTTTGGTACTGCAGGCAACGGAAAAACGCCTGCCAACCAAGATCACCTCGGTGCTTGAACAACGCCTTTATCGTGCATTCAGCCAAATCAGCGAGCAGCAGGGACAGTTTAAAACGGCACTGGCTTATGAGAAGAAAGGCTTTCGCATAGAATCCGATCTGATGAAACAGATCCCGATCGGCGAACTGGGCTCGCCGCAACTGCGCCGCTTATCTCGCTTTGAACTGCAACTGAAACTCATCTTATCTGAACTGGAAAACCGCGAGCTCAAAGAAACCACAGAGAATCAGAAACATGCCGTGGCGCAATTGCAGCAAGACGTCTACACCGATCCGATGACCAAGCTGCACAATCGGCGCTGGCTGGATAGCAAACTCAAAGATCTGCTGCTCAACGTAACACCATTCGCCTTTCTGGTCGTCGATATCGACCATTTTAAATCGATTAATGATGAACTCAGCCATCTGGTCGGGGATAGTGCTATTGTCAGTGTCTCATCCGAACTGGCGCGCTATTTCCGTTTTCGTAATGCGTCATGTGTTCGTTTTGGTGGCGAAGAATTCCTGGTGATTATCGAAAATGCGACTCTCGAACAAGCCCATGGCCATGCGGAAATGTTTCGCGAACGCATTAACCAGTTTGATTGGGAAAGTATTCTTGGTGAGCGCCGCCTGACCGTCAGTATCGGCGTCACTCTGCATCGAGAGGGTGAAAACACCCAACGCACTTTCTATCGTGCCGACAAAGCGCTGTATCGCGCCAAAGCCAACGGCCGTAATCAGGTCTGCACGGAGAACTGA
- a CDS encoding YbgA family protein: MESQGIRVGISSCVLGERVRFDSGHKKSRFVTDELAPYFEFVAVCPEVGMGLPVPRPTIRLISDQERIALVETKDPSRDHTAGLLAYSEQKIAELQHEQLRGYIVCAKSPTCGMEKVKVYKEHGAEKEGVGLYTQKLKEAMPWLPIEEDGRLNDPVLRENFITRVFCLHDFYQSMGDKPSAGKVVDFHSRYKLSLMAHHPLSYRALGRLVANVSHHDPQEFVREYRLGLMQALSHRASRKNHTNVLMHLQGYFKRSLNAEQKSELAGLIHDYRLGTLPLLAPLTLIKHYLSMYPDAYLSKQRYLDPHPQELKLRYGL; this comes from the coding sequence ATGGAATCGCAAGGTATTCGAGTCGGAATCAGCTCCTGTGTGCTGGGGGAGCGGGTGCGTTTTGACTCTGGGCATAAAAAGAGCCGGTTTGTGACCGACGAGCTTGCTCCGTACTTTGAGTTTGTTGCGGTTTGTCCGGAGGTAGGCATGGGATTACCTGTTCCCCGCCCGACTATCCGGCTGATTTCGGATCAAGAGCGTATCGCTCTGGTTGAGACCAAAGACCCGAGTCGTGATCACACGGCTGGCCTGCTGGCCTACTCTGAGCAGAAAATTGCTGAGCTGCAGCACGAGCAGCTACGGGGATACATTGTCTGCGCCAAGTCGCCTACCTGCGGGATGGAGAAAGTTAAAGTGTATAAAGAGCATGGCGCGGAAAAAGAGGGCGTCGGACTTTACACTCAGAAATTGAAAGAGGCGATGCCTTGGCTGCCGATTGAAGAAGATGGCCGGCTCAATGATCCTGTATTGCGCGAAAACTTTATTACCCGGGTGTTCTGCCTGCATGATTTCTATCAGAGCATGGGTGATAAGCCGAGCGCAGGCAAAGTGGTCGACTTCCATTCCCGCTATAAATTGTCGCTTATGGCTCATCATCCGCTCTCTTACCGGGCGTTGGGCAGGCTGGTGGCCAATGTCAGTCATCATGATCCGCAAGAGTTTGTGCGTGAATACCGCTTGGGCCTTATGCAGGCGCTGTCACATCGTGCCAGCCGCAAAAACCATACGAATGTGCTGATGCATCTGCAAGGCTACTTCAAGCGCTCTCTGAATGCCGAGCAGAAATCAGAACTGGCGGGTCTGATCCATGATTATCGTCTCGGCACCTTGCCGCTGCTGGCACCCCTGACGCTGATTAAACACTATTTATCCATGTATCCGGATGCGTACCTGAGTAAACAGCGTTATCTGGATCCTCATCCTCAGGAGTTGAAATTACGTTATGGCTTATGA
- a CDS encoding GNAT family N-acetyltransferase, with amino-acid sequence MKRNSSHTASDEAGNYHEVVFDQQQQIRVHLEGDDWARMDYYLEGRVMTITSTRIPESLRGKGYGQVMMECILPLLEARQWQLIPRCSYVAHYLQSHSRWQHLIKTAGL; translated from the coding sequence ATGAAGCGGAACAGCTCGCATACGGCGTCGGATGAGGCTGGCAATTACCATGAAGTGGTGTTTGATCAACAGCAGCAGATTCGGGTGCATCTGGAGGGCGACGACTGGGCCCGGATGGACTATTACCTGGAGGGGAGAGTGATGACAATAACCTCAACCCGAATTCCCGAATCACTGCGTGGCAAGGGATACGGACAAGTCATGATGGAGTGCATTCTACCGTTGCTGGAAGCGAGACAATGGCAGCTGATTCCACGTTGTAGTTACGTTGCACACTATCTGCAGAGCCATTCCCGATGGCAGCACTTGATCAAGACGGCGGGATTATAA
- the deoD gene encoding purine-nucleoside phosphorylase has translation MATPHINAETGDFAETVLMPGDPLRAEFIAQTYLDDVKKVCDVRNMFGYTGTYKGKKVSVMGHGMGIPSCSIYVHELIAEFGVKNIIRIGSCGAVRDDVKLMDVVIGMGASTDSKVNRIRFSGHDFAAIADYDLLETAVNQARAQNVAIKVGNVFSADLFYTPEPEIFEKMKKLGILGVDMEAAGIYGVAAELGARALTILTVSDHILRGEKLSAEDRQKSFHDMMQVALETAINI, from the coding sequence ATGGCCACCCCACACATTAATGCCGAAACCGGTGATTTTGCAGAAACCGTGCTGATGCCAGGTGATCCCCTGCGTGCAGAATTCATCGCGCAAACCTATCTCGATGACGTAAAAAAGGTCTGCGATGTACGTAATATGTTTGGTTACACAGGCACTTACAAAGGTAAGAAAGTGTCGGTAATGGGACATGGTATGGGCATTCCGTCCTGCAGCATTTACGTGCATGAACTGATCGCAGAATTCGGCGTGAAAAACATCATTCGTATTGGTAGCTGTGGCGCGGTGCGTGATGATGTCAAACTGATGGATGTGGTCATTGGCATGGGCGCGTCGACCGATTCCAAAGTAAACCGCATTCGTTTCAGCGGTCATGATTTTGCCGCAATCGCCGACTACGACTTACTGGAAACGGCGGTTAATCAGGCGCGAGCTCAGAATGTTGCGATTAAAGTAGGGAACGTCTTTTCCGCCGACCTGTTCTATACCCCGGAACCTGAAATCTTTGAAAAGATGAAGAAACTGGGCATCCTGGGTGTAGATATGGAAGCGGCCGGCATCTACGGTGTGGCCGCCGAACTGGGCGCACGTGCACTGACTATTCTGACTGTATCCGATCATATCCTGCGCGGTGAAAAACTCAGCGCAGAGGATCGTCAGAAATCTTTCCATGACATGATGCAGGTCGCACTGGAAACGGCGATCAACATCTAA
- a CDS encoding MerR family transcriptional regulator, with the protein MAYEEKLYAIREVSEITGVKPVTLRAWQRRYNLVQPQRTEKGHRLYTDLDIQTIRQIQNWLLKGVSIGKVSQLLQGALLEPGELTAAQTELEECEALLSALAQLNRGKAESVISTVMKEYPLDIVERQFLLPVIDAVDKVKGPLRSLQKGLLQSIMLTKLSGIMESENKAAHKGRCLVVSFDPVGSVLAWLWALTWAEQGYNVTFLDGVEDMTGLQEHEFLAQYSAVALFSHRSLAENQVQTLHQLVSRFGEQLFLSDVLQTLTQQ; encoded by the coding sequence ATGGCTTATGAAGAGAAGTTGTACGCGATTCGCGAAGTCTCAGAAATTACCGGGGTTAAACCGGTCACGCTCAGAGCCTGGCAACGTCGTTACAACCTGGTGCAACCCCAGCGCACGGAGAAAGGACACCGTTTGTACACCGACCTGGATATTCAGACGATACGTCAAATTCAAAACTGGCTGCTTAAAGGTGTCTCAATCGGAAAGGTCAGCCAGTTGTTGCAGGGAGCGCTGCTTGAACCGGGTGAGCTGACAGCGGCTCAAACGGAACTGGAAGAGTGTGAAGCCCTGTTGAGTGCTCTGGCGCAGCTCAATCGTGGTAAGGCTGAAAGTGTGATTTCGACCGTGATGAAAGAGTATCCGCTTGATATCGTCGAGCGTCAGTTCTTGTTGCCGGTGATTGACGCGGTCGACAAGGTAAAAGGTCCGCTGCGCTCGCTGCAAAAAGGTCTGCTGCAATCGATTATGCTGACCAAGTTATCGGGCATCATGGAGTCGGAAAATAAAGCAGCGCATAAAGGGCGCTGCCTGGTGGTGAGTTTCGACCCTGTGGGCAGTGTGCTGGCGTGGCTTTGGGCGCTGACCTGGGCCGAGCAAGGCTATAACGTCACCTTCCTGGATGGTGTTGAGGACATGACGGGTCTGCAGGAGCATGAGTTCCTGGCGCAATATAGCGCTGTGGCGCTGTTCTCTCATCGCAGTCTGGCTGAGAACCAGGTTCAGACGCTGCATCAACTGGTCAGCCGGTTTGGCGAGCAGTTATTTCTGTCAGATGTGTTACAAACCCTGACTCAACAGTAA
- a CDS encoding endonuclease/exonuclease/phosphatase family protein yields MHIRFATANLLNYLAPPNAFYDFNNIYEAGQWQQKQAWLNRKLAALNADVIGFQEVFTPEALQQQVTELGYPYFAVVDQPKISDGYIYSSPVVAIASRFELIEVKQIDVTVEGFSFQRQPLRATLIHPALGLVDVYVVHFKSQRSMLESEEDARLVDAWQTELYGRWQSAMQRGQEAHLLHQAMVQRKRQYGHPMVLMGDFNQVLSSMEFNALRATHRFRQPDTFAPLLPYHLHDSWELFSHSHAGARKPTHYSGASGQVLDYILLSSDFTQDADHPVATVVDYHVEDHHLVNPHSEADRFASDHALVAVTLQCAKTIAGNSELPL; encoded by the coding sequence ATGCATATCCGATTTGCTACTGCCAATCTGCTCAATTATCTGGCGCCGCCGAACGCGTTTTATGACTTTAACAATATTTACGAAGCTGGCCAGTGGCAGCAGAAACAAGCCTGGCTAAATCGTAAACTCGCCGCGCTGAATGCCGATGTGATTGGTTTCCAGGAAGTATTCACGCCAGAGGCTCTGCAACAGCAAGTGACGGAGTTGGGGTACCCTTATTTCGCGGTGGTCGATCAACCCAAAATCAGCGATGGCTACATTTATTCATCGCCTGTCGTCGCGATTGCCTCGCGTTTCGAACTGATCGAGGTCAAGCAGATCGATGTGACGGTGGAGGGGTTCAGTTTTCAACGTCAGCCGCTACGTGCAACCCTCATCCATCCGGCGCTCGGCCTGGTGGATGTGTATGTGGTGCATTTTAAATCCCAACGTTCAATGCTGGAAAGCGAGGAAGACGCCAGGTTGGTTGATGCCTGGCAAACAGAGCTCTACGGACGCTGGCAATCCGCGATGCAACGAGGACAAGAGGCGCATCTGCTTCATCAGGCCATGGTGCAGCGCAAACGCCAGTATGGCCATCCCATGGTACTGATGGGCGATTTCAACCAGGTGCTAAGCAGCATGGAATTCAATGCGCTGCGCGCGACTCATCGTTTCCGCCAGCCTGATACTTTTGCACCTTTACTGCCCTATCATCTGCACGACAGTTGGGAGCTCTTTAGCCATAGTCACGCAGGAGCACGGAAACCGACCCATTACAGTGGCGCCAGTGGTCAGGTGCTCGACTATATCCTGCTCAGCAGCGACTTTACCCAGGACGCCGACCATCCGGTGGCAACCGTGGTCGATTATCATGTGGAAGATCACCATCTGGTCAATCCGCACTCAGAAGCCGACCGCTTTGCCAGCGATCACGCCCTGGTTGCCGTGACCTTGCAGTGCGCTAAAACCATAGCCGGGAATAGCGAGTTGCCGCTTTAA
- a CDS encoding PilZ domain-containing protein, translated as MRAQSVATPQEHGSSKSSARQKNVSTLNSTDALAMVEHGSELTLSITTPVGTKFSCKTPFIGTHSDTYLLIEIPQVSAEDLNFFFQEGFWINVRAISPRGEGAMLHFRSQLLHIMQEPIALAMLSIPNTMQVTQLRKEPRYEVNLSGKVYLGEQKAECEVRDLSKSGCRFITAPVGRTYQVGDLVSVELFADRRSSKVFAPLTGKICNLQRSMHYARYGLEFNDQGKTNAKNLLARLKFNGTKLTLNVE; from the coding sequence ATGCGCGCACAGTCAGTGGCAACACCGCAAGAGCATGGAAGCTCGAAGTCCAGCGCCCGACAAAAAAATGTGTCGACTCTCAACAGCACAGATGCGTTGGCGATGGTGGAACACGGCAGTGAGCTGACTTTAAGCATCACTACCCCGGTCGGAACTAAATTCAGTTGTAAAACCCCTTTTATTGGCACGCATTCTGATACTTATCTGTTGATAGAGATTCCACAGGTCTCAGCAGAAGATCTCAACTTTTTCTTTCAGGAAGGATTCTGGATCAACGTCCGAGCCATTTCCCCACGTGGGGAAGGCGCTATGCTGCATTTTCGCAGCCAGCTACTGCACATTATGCAAGAGCCGATAGCGCTGGCGATGCTGTCCATTCCCAACACCATGCAAGTCACCCAGCTACGTAAAGAACCGCGTTACGAGGTCAACTTGTCCGGCAAGGTTTACCTGGGTGAACAAAAAGCGGAATGCGAAGTCCGGGATCTGTCTAAAAGTGGCTGTCGTTTCATTACCGCTCCGGTTGGCCGTACCTATCAGGTGGGAGATCTGGTCTCCGTCGAGCTGTTTGCAGACCGCAGAAGCAGTAAAGTGTTTGCGCCGCTGACTGGTAAAATCTGTAACTTACAGCGCTCAATGCATTATGCCCGTTACGGCTTGGAATTTAACGATCAGGGTAAGACCAACGCTAAAAATTTGCTGGCACGACTCAAATTCAACGGTACGAAATTAACCTTGAACGTGGAATAA
- a CDS encoding DUF368 domain-containing protein: protein MNYITTFLKGIAMGAADVVPGVSGGTIAFITGVYDTLLESIRRINPRLLSLWRREGFAAAFRHINGGFLIALFGGIITSIVSLAKLISWLLETHPIPTWSFFFGLILVSVYHILRQVQQKSVSRWCCLALGVAFAYSITVIKPLSMDFTSLNILLAGSIAICAMILPGISGSFILLLIGMYTPIIDAVKSLQGSVLGLFVLGCVAGLLCFSHLLSWLLNHYRDVTLSFLTGLMLGTLPKIWPWKETLSWRTNSHGEQVPLLQHNLSPFEFESVTSQPAQLGIAILFMVCAIALVLGLEKYASRHDM from the coding sequence ATGAATTACATCACTACATTTTTAAAAGGTATCGCCATGGGCGCTGCGGATGTTGTACCCGGCGTGTCAGGGGGGACTATTGCTTTTATTACCGGCGTATACGATACCCTGTTAGAAAGTATTCGCCGCATTAACCCACGTTTACTCAGCTTATGGAGACGAGAAGGTTTTGCTGCCGCTTTTCGTCATATCAACGGCGGATTTCTGATCGCATTGTTCGGCGGCATCATCACCAGCATCGTCAGCCTGGCGAAACTCATCTCCTGGCTGCTGGAAACCCATCCCATCCCGACCTGGTCTTTCTTCTTCGGTTTAATTTTGGTCTCTGTGTACCATATTCTGCGTCAGGTTCAGCAAAAAAGTGTGTCCCGCTGGTGCTGTCTGGCACTCGGGGTGGCGTTCGCCTATTCGATTACCGTAATCAAGCCTCTTAGTATGGATTTTACCAGCCTCAATATTCTGCTGGCAGGCAGCATTGCCATCTGTGCGATGATTCTACCCGGGATATCCGGTAGCTTTATCCTGCTGCTGATCGGTATGTATACGCCGATTATTGATGCGGTGAAATCGTTGCAAGGCAGTGTGCTGGGATTGTTTGTGCTCGGTTGTGTGGCAGGCTTGCTCTGCTTCTCTCACCTGCTGTCATGGCTGCTGAACCACTATCGTGACGTCACGCTGTCTTTTCTCACCGGCCTGATGCTGGGGACTCTACCGAAAATCTGGCCCTGGAAAGAGACTCTCAGTTGGCGCACCAATTCACACGGTGAACAAGTACCGCTGCTGCAACATAATCTCAGTCCTTTTGAATTTGAATCCGTAACATCCCAGCCAGCTCAACTAGGTATCGCCATCCTGTTCATGGTATGTGCGATTGCTCTGGTATTAGGCCTGGAGAAATATGCCAGCCGTCACGACATGTGA
- a CDS encoding MFS transporter has translation MEAKNWRTPENFLLIISIIVPIAFSSWMALLNNFAVEQAQFNGADIGLLQSVREIPGFLAFTAIFVLLFIREQRFMIIALAMLTFGVTMTGWFPTLTGLLFTTLIMSIGFHYFETLKQSLSLQWLTKEEAPEMLGKFISVGALASLITYGVVWVMLEQLQLSYKWVYGITGGTGLVLVIAIALLFPEFQAKTPQNKKLVLRKRYWLYYALTFMSGARRQIFTVFAGFLMVEKFGYSAADITLLFLINYVFNFLFAKRIGRFIGIVGERKALMFEYLGLICVFVSYAFVTDAHWAAGLYVVDHLFFALALAVKTYFQKIADPADMASTAGVSFTINHIAAVVIPVTFGLLWLVSPAAVFLIGAAMAGVSFLLSLNIPGQPQEGNEVRILRWS, from the coding sequence ATGGAAGCTAAAAATTGGCGAACTCCTGAAAATTTTCTGCTGATAATTTCGATTATCGTGCCGATTGCATTTTCCAGCTGGATGGCTCTGCTCAACAATTTTGCGGTTGAGCAAGCGCAGTTTAATGGTGCAGACATCGGCTTGCTGCAAAGTGTGCGTGAAATTCCGGGCTTTCTCGCCTTCACCGCCATCTTTGTTCTGCTGTTCATTCGTGAACAGCGTTTTATGATCATCGCGCTGGCGATGCTCACTTTCGGAGTGACCATGACCGGATGGTTCCCGACTCTGACCGGACTGTTGTTTACCACTTTGATCATGTCGATCGGATTCCACTATTTTGAAACATTAAAACAGTCCCTCTCGCTGCAATGGCTGACTAAAGAAGAAGCGCCGGAAATGCTGGGTAAATTTATCTCGGTTGGCGCGTTGGCTTCCCTCATCACCTATGGCGTTGTCTGGGTGATGCTGGAGCAATTACAGCTCAGTTACAAATGGGTATATGGCATCACAGGAGGGACCGGTTTGGTGTTGGTGATTGCCATCGCATTACTGTTTCCTGAATTTCAGGCTAAGACACCGCAGAACAAGAAACTGGTGCTGCGTAAACGCTACTGGCTTTACTATGCGCTGACTTTTATGAGTGGCGCACGGCGTCAGATATTTACCGTGTTTGCCGGTTTTCTGATGGTGGAAAAATTTGGCTATTCGGCGGCTGATATTACCCTGCTATTTTTGATCAACTATGTGTTCAACTTCCTGTTTGCTAAGCGTATTGGTCGTTTTATTGGCATTGTTGGCGAACGCAAAGCACTAATGTTTGAGTACCTTGGGCTGATTTGTGTGTTTGTTAGCTATGCTTTCGTGACTGATGCTCATTGGGCTGCGGGCCTGTACGTGGTTGACCATCTGTTTTTTGCGCTGGCGCTGGCGGTGAAAACCTATTTCCAGAAAATTGCTGATCCGGCTGATATGGCCTCTACTGCGGGTGTGTCGTTTACGATTAACCACATCGCAGCGGTCGTGATTCCGGTGACCTTTGGTCTGCTGTGGCTGGTTTCGCCAGCCGCGGTATTTCTGATCGGGGCTGCGATGGCCGGAGTTTCTTTCCTGCTCTCTCTCAATATTCCTGGTCAGCCGCAGGAAGGCAACGAAGTGCGCATCCTGCGCTGGAGCTGA